Within the Methanocorpusculum vombati genome, the region GCCGCTCAACGATCTCCCGCTGTCCGGCAACCTCCGAGAGGTTGCGCGGACGGTATTTTTCGATCCAGATGCCGGGGGACTCCATAGTACCTATCCTTTTGGGCGTGCAACGGAATAATTTCTTGTATTGGCGTTCCCAAACAAACTTACCGCCAAAATACCAATAGTACAGAAATTATGGAACTGCCGAATCACCATCCCCCCTCGCGAATGCCTGCTGCTGCATGCCTTACCGCATGGGAACTGACCGGCGGAAACCTTTCGGCAGTTTCCGGCGGAGGGTTTCGTACGCCCTACGGCACGTTCTCCGACACCATCTTCTTTGCAGGGACACTTACCGAAAAGATTCTGAGAAACAATCAGCCGTCATCCCTCCGTGTAAGCGATCCGACCGGTGTACTCACCCTCTCTCTCCCGCCGCAGAATCCCGCCCTGATCCGTGCGGCTGACGCACTCGATACTCCCTGCTTTGTGGCGGTCACCGCAACCGTGAAACTCCGGGCCTATGCCGGAAAAACCTACCTCGAACTGCTCCCCGACCTCCTTCTTCCCGCCGACCGGAAAATGCGGGACGCATGGCTGTGCTGCGCAGCAGCAGGTGCACTTGCGCGTCTCGCTGCACTTCCCCCCTCACCCGGACGAAAGGAGTTTGCAGATGTTCTCGTAAACGCCCTTGCAAACGTCCGGGACGATGAACCCGTCTCTGTTCCGGTACAGGAAACACCGTCCGCGGTCACGGACGTTCAGCTGCTTGCCGTCATCACCGAACTCTCCGGCAAAAAAGGAGCGCCAATCGCTGACGTCATCACCCGTGCGGGAACGCTCGGCATGACCGAAACCGACTGCAAGGCCGCCCTTGCACGCCTGATGGAGGAGGGAGAGTGCTACACGCCGACCACCGAACTCATCAAAGTTGCCTGAACACAAATGTCAATAACCCCGGAATTCTATCCTGCCGGACCGGCTGTTCTCATCGAACGAAAGGACCGGACGCTGGTCATCGCCGACCCTCACTTCGGCGTCGAAGCCGATCTGCACCGCCGCGGTCTCCACTTTCAGAGCGGAACCGCGTCCCGGCTTTCCCGGCTTCTGGCAATCATTGAGGAAAGCGAACCCGACTACCTCGTCGTCCTGGGTGACCTCAAACACATGATCCCCTACGTAACCTATCAGGAGAAAAACGAAGTTCCGGTAGTCCTCAAAAAGATTCGAGATCTGACTGAGTTCCGGCTTGCTCCCGGCAACCATGACACGGGCTTGGAAAAATATCTCCAAAAAGATGAGCTGCTCCCCGCAAACGGAGCTGTCATCGACGGATGCGGCTACATGCACGGTCATACTATCCCCGCGCCCGAACTTGCCGGAAAACTCATTCTTTGCGGTCATCATCACCCGGTCGTCAACATCTACGACGAGGTCGGCTGTTCGCTCCGCGGAACACCCGGCTACCTCCTTGCCGAACTCGACGGAGCTGCAGTTGATCTTCCGGAGACCACCGCCGCAACCCGCGTACTTCTCGTCCCTGCCTTCTATGAACTTGCCGGCGGCCTTGACGTCCGGCTGATTCCGGGAAACAAAATCTCCCCGATTGCAAAAGCGATCAAAACCGATACCGCCGAGGTGTTTCTCAAAGACGGCACCTACGTTGACACCTGGGAAAACCTCACCCCCGACCCGGAGGATGCATGACCGCAGCCATTGAAGAACTGCGGGAAAGCCTGCACCCGAAGATACGTGAAGCCCTGGACAAGCGGGGCTTTGATGAGTTCTCCGAGATTCAGATGCGTGCGGTTCCCAAACTCATTCGCGGCGACAACGCGATTCTCATCGCCCCGACCGGAACCGGTAAAACCGAAAGCGCACTGCTTCCGATCTTTCACCGGATGCTGACCGAACCGCACCCGCCCGGATTTACCACGCTCTACATCACCCCGCTTCGTTCCCTCAACCGCGACATGATGAACCGGCTTGAGTGGTGGGGAAAGGAACTCGGGCTTCGTATCTCAGTCCGTCACGGCGATACCACGCAGACCGACCGCCGCAAACAGGCAACGCATCCGCCCGATCTGCTGATAACAACCCCCGAAAGTCTTCAGGCCATGATGATGGGCAAGGTTCTCCGCAAACATCTCGCCGGTGTCCGTTTCATCGTCATTGATGAAATCCATGAACTCGCCGGGTCCAAACGCGGCGCACAGCTGTCTGTCGGACTGGAACGGATCATGGAACTCTCCGGCGAAGTACAGCGTATCGGCATCTCCGCAACCGTCGGAAACCCGGACGTCATCGGACAGTTCCTCTGCGGCAGACGTCCCTACACCATCGTGCAGGTGCCGGTCGCAAAGACACTTGACCTCACCGTCCGGTTTGCAGGGGAATCGTTTGCAGACCAGACGAAACTGATCGAGAAGTGCATCGACTCCCACACCTCAACCCTCGTCTTCACCAACACGCGCAGCGTTGCCGAGGCCATCGGGCATGCTCTGCGGGAACGCGGCGACATCGATGTGCATCACGGTTCCCTCTCCCGCGAGATGCGGGTGGACGCAGAAGACCGGTTCCGTGCAGGCCTCACGCGGGGAATGATCAGTACCTCCTCCATGGAGCTTGGCATTGACATCGGCCAGATCGATCATGTCGTCCAGTTCAACTCTCCGCGCGAGGTTGCCCGGCTGATCCAGCGGACCGGCCGCGCAGGACACCAGCTGCACGCAACCTCAAAGGGCACCGTTCTTGCAACCGGCTTTGACGACTGCATTGAGTCGATGGTGATCGTCAGAAAAGCCATGGAGAACGAACCGGAGAATGTCCGTCCGCACATCAACGCAAGCGATGTCATCGCAAACCAGATCGCAGCGCTCGCCGTTGAGCGCGGCGAAGTTGCGATCCAAAAGATCGAAGAGATCTTCTCCCGCAGTTACTGCTTCGCAGATGCCGGTCCCCTGATTCGTGAGGTTATTGCCCAGATGGAGAAACATTACCTCATCCGGACCGAGGGAGACATGGTTATCACCAAAGCACGCGCACGCCGGTATCTCTCACTGAATCTTTCGATGATTGCGGATGAGAAGAAGAGTATCGTCTTTGATGTGGTGTCCCGCAAACCCGTCGGTACGCTGGACGAGTCGTTTGTGATCAGCTGGATCTCTTCGGGCGCAGTGTTTGTCGCCCGCGGTCAGATGTGGCGGGTGCTCGACATCGACGAGGACCGCATCATGGTTGAGCCTGCGAAGAATGCGAAGGGCGAACTCCCGTCATGGGAGGGTGAGCAGATCCCGGTTCCCTTCACGGTTGCAATGGAGGCAGGCCAACTCCGCCGTCTGCACAACTTCAACGGTTACCACGCAGACGAGCGGACCGTTGCATTCTCGGAAAAGATTCTTGCCGAGATGAAGAAAAACCGGTCGATCGTTGCGACCGACAAAGTGATCGTGCTTGAGGATGCGGACGAGGGTGTTGTCATCAATCTCTGCGGCGGTCACAAGGTCAACGAGGCACTTGGCCGTGTGCTGTCGATTCTTCTTTCCGCACGATACGGTACGGCGGTCGGCATTGAGACGAATGCCTACCGGATTCTTCTGCGGCTGCCGAAGTTTCTGCGTGCACCGGACGTGGACGAGGTGCTCTGTTCGCTGGAACCGGATCACATCGAGGCAATTCTCACGCTTGCACTCAAAAAGACCGCTCTTTACAAATGGAAGCTGGTGCAGGTGGCAAAAAAGTTCGGCGCAATTGATGCGGACGCCGACTATGAGAAGATCAGCATCAGCCGTCTGCTGGATCTCTTCGACGGCACGGTGATTGAAAAGGAGGCGTTCCGTGAACTGTTCTTCTCGAATATGGACGTGGAACATGCGCGTCTGGTGATACAGCGGATCCAGGGTCACGGCATGGAGACGGCAACAAGCCGTCTGTCCATTATCGGTGCCGAGGGACTTTTCACCGGAAAAGATGTGATTGTCCCTCCGGGCGAGGACCAGGCAATTATTGCGAGTGTGAAGCACCGTATTGATGAGCAGGACATCATACTTGCGTGTATGCACTGCAAAGGCTGGAAAAGCCGCACCAAGGTGGGCCGCGCTCCTGATACCCCGCAGTGTCCGGTCTGTGGTGCACGGCTGATTGCGGTTCTCAAACCCTACGACGAAAAGATGTATCTGGCGATGAAAAAGAAGAACAAAAGTACTGAGGAGCGCGAAGCGGAGGCACGGATGATCCGCAACGCAAACATGGTGCTTTCCAGCGGGAAGAAGGCGATCATTGCGCTTGCCGGACGCGGGGTGGGGCCGGAGGCTGCGGCGCGGATTTTAAACACCTTTGCAACAGGTGACAACTTCTACCGTGAAATCCTGAAGGCCGAGAGACGCTTTGTCCAGACTCACCGGTTCTGGTCGGACTAACCACTGTTCATGCACCGGGCTGACCCCTGTTTTGTCCAGGGTTCTCCATGAACCCAGGACAAAACACGAGCAGTTCTGAAAAAAAGATTCGGGGATATGTTGATGAAACGACCCGGTTGTTTGGGAGGATGCATCCTGACGGATGCGGGAGGCATCCTGCCTTATTTCTGTTCCTTTAAGATGGTTTCCAGACGCTCTTCGAGGAAATCAAGACCGCGGCGGACATCGTCAAGATTCTTGCCGCCGGTTAAGATGATCTTTCCTGAGGAGAAGAGGAGTGCGACGATCTTCGGGTCCTTAATGCGGTAGACAAGACCCGGGAACTGTTCCGGCTCGTACTCAATTGCTTCAAGGGACAGAGTTGCCACAACCCGGTTCAGGTTAATGAACTTGCCAATGTCGTAGGAACAGACAATGTTCGTCACCGCAACTTTGGGGACATCCAGTGTTTGTACTCCCGCCTCTTTGAGGGATTTCAGGATGATCTCAAGGCCGTCCTGAAGCGCGGATTCGTTTCTGATGCCGGTTAAGACCACTTTCCCCGAGGAAAAGATCAAAGATGCCATTCTCGGCTCATCGATACGGTAGACTGCACCGGGGAACCGTTTGGTGTTCAGTTCACAGCCGTCAATCTTTTCAGCAATCTCTGCCAGGTTAATCTCATCTGCGATTACGCCGGATGCAACGATATTTTCGATCTTCAGCGAATCGTATGTTTTCCCATCCATCTCTATTTAATACGAGAGATGCAAGCATAATACTTCGCGTCCGTTGCACTGTCCCTGCCGGAATGTACTCCTTAGTCCTGCTCGCATTAATTACCTCAGACGTCCCATTCATATAGGACAATAACCATGACAGAGACGCTAGGGGCCCCGACTATTGGGGGCAACATTGGCAATTATGAAGAGACGTACCGTACGTTCTCTCTCGTCGCGCCAAAGTACTACAACTTCGCGTTTGACGTGGTCGATGCCTGGGCCAAAAAGGATCGCAACCACTTAGCGATGATCTGGGTAAATCAGCAGGGTGTTGAAAAGAAGTTCACCTTCTGGGACATGATGATCCACTCAAATGAGGCCGCAAATATTCTGATGAAGTTTGGCATTCAGAAAGGCGACCGTGTCCTTCTGATGCTTCCGCGCGTTCCCGAGTGGTGGATTTTAGTCCTTGGTATCATGAAACTGGGTGCAGTGTTCTGTCCCTCGCCCCACATGCTGACAGTGAAGGATATCGCCTACCGGATGAAGGTCGGCAACTTTAAGATGGTTATCACCGACAGCGAAAATATGGATAAGGTTGATCAGGTCGCGGCTGACTGTCCGAATCTCCAGCTCCGCATGATTGTGGACGACAAACCCGGAGAGCGGCTTGAAACGCCGTGGATCGGCTACCAGAACGAGTTACTGTATCCGGCCCCGGTCTCCACAAAACTTGTGAGCAGTGTCGGCCGCAGGATGCTTGCAACCGACCCGATGCTGATCTACTTCACGTCCGGAACCACCAAAGATCCAAAGATGGTGCTGCATGATTACGGTCATCCTCTTGGTCAGACGGTTACGGCAAAGTTCTGGCATGACTTAACCGAGTATGATGTGCACTTTACGGTGTCGGATACCGGATGGGCAAAGTGCGGATGGGGCAAGATTTACGGTCAGTGGATCTGCGGCGCATGCATCTTTGTCTATGATTACCGTACGAGGTTCCATGCAACCGAACTTTTGCCGCTGATCGAGAGGTACGGCATTACGTCGTTCTGTGCACCGCCGACGATCTACCGTATGCTGATCATCGCGGACCTGAAGAAGTTCTCGTTTAGCGAACTGCGCACCTGTACAAGTGCCGGCGAGCCGCTGAATCCGGAGGTTATCCGCATCTGGAAGGAAGGTACCGGCCTTACGATCCGCGAGGGATACGGTCAGACCGAGACCTGCTGCTGTATTGCAACGATGCCCGGTATGGAGGTCAAGCAGGGTTCAATGGGCAAACCTGTTCCCGGCTGGCACATTCAGCTTCATGACGATGAGGGTAACGAGGTTCCGCAGGGAGAGACAGGCAGAATCGCGATCTCACTTAATCCGAGGCCTGCTGGTCTTATCCGCGAGTACCTCGACAACCCTGAGGAGAACTCGGCGATGTTCGTCAACGGCTGGTATTACACCGGTGACAAGGCATATCTGGATGAGGACGGTTACTTCTGGTTCGTCGGCCGAAACGATGATGTGATCAAGAGTTCCGGCTACCGGATCAGTCCGTTTGAGGTGGAGTCCACCCTTCTTGAACACCCGGCGGTTAAAGAAAGTGCGGTGGTCGGCAGTCCCGATTCCATTCGCGGCATGGTGATTAAGGCGTTCATCGTTCTGCACGACGGATACCAGCCGTCGGAGAAGCTGGTGAAGGATATTCAGAATTATGTGAAGCGGACGACCGCTCCGTACAAGTATCCGCGTCTGATCGAGTTCGTTGCCGAGCTGCCGAAGACCATCTCCGGCAAGATCAAGCGTGCCGAACTCCGGAACCGTGAACTTGAGCGGTTTGCCGAAGAGAACGGCGACAACTAATTTTTTTCTTTTTTGAAAAGCAGGATCCTGTCTCAAAATCCCTTCAGTGCTGCACCGATTGCCCCGGCAAACTGTGCATCGGGAGAGGTAACCACCGGGCGACTCAGCCGTTCTTCCAGAGCAGTGCGAACCGCACTGCTGGCTGACAGACCGCCAGAGAGAAAGACAACATCTGCAACCCGTACGCGTGCCGCAAGACCTGCGGCCTTTTCGGCAGCGGAGGCGATGACGCCGGCAAGAATATCTGCACGGTTTGCCCCGGACGCCCGCAAACCGATGACCTCTGACTCGGCAAAGACCGCGCAGGTACTCGTAATCCGGACCGGAACCGCCCCTGTAACCGCAGCATCCAGTGTTGCAAACGTCTCGCCGAGGGTCTCAAGCATCATCTCAAGAAATTTTCCGGTTCCCGCGGCGCACTTGTCGTTCATAATGAAATCTGCAACAGCTCCGTTTTCCTCACAGACGATGACTTTGCTGTCCTGACCGCCGATGTCAATCACCGTTCGTACCGCAGGATTCAGGTAATGAACCCCCAGCGCATGGCACGTGATTTCGGTGACTGCCGCATCCGCGTCAACCGAGACGCGGCCGTAGCCGGTTGCCGTAATAAACAACTCTGATCGTGAAATCCCGTGTTTCTGCATGAGTTTACCGCACATCTTTTCGGTGAGTTCGCGCGTGTTCCAGCCGGACGGAACCATCGCG harbors:
- a CDS encoding AMP-binding protein; this encodes MTETLGAPTIGGNIGNYEETYRTFSLVAPKYYNFAFDVVDAWAKKDRNHLAMIWVNQQGVEKKFTFWDMMIHSNEAANILMKFGIQKGDRVLLMLPRVPEWWILVLGIMKLGAVFCPSPHMLTVKDIAYRMKVGNFKMVITDSENMDKVDQVAADCPNLQLRMIVDDKPGERLETPWIGYQNELLYPAPVSTKLVSSVGRRMLATDPMLIYFTSGTTKDPKMVLHDYGHPLGQTVTAKFWHDLTEYDVHFTVSDTGWAKCGWGKIYGQWICGACIFVYDYRTRFHATELLPLIERYGITSFCAPPTIYRMLIIADLKKFSFSELRTCTSAGEPLNPEVIRIWKEGTGLTIREGYGQTETCCCIATMPGMEVKQGSMGKPVPGWHIQLHDDEGNEVPQGETGRIAISLNPRPAGLIREYLDNPEENSAMFVNGWYYTGDKAYLDEDGYFWFVGRNDDVIKSSGYRISPFEVESTLLEHPAVKESAVVGSPDSIRGMVIKAFIVLHDGYQPSEKLVKDIQNYVKRTTAPYKYPRLIEFVAELPKTISGKIKRAELRNRELERFAEENGDN
- a CDS encoding metallophosphoesterase; amino-acid sequence: MSITPEFYPAGPAVLIERKDRTLVIADPHFGVEADLHRRGLHFQSGTASRLSRLLAIIEESEPDYLVVLGDLKHMIPYVTYQEKNEVPVVLKKIRDLTEFRLAPGNHDTGLEKYLQKDELLPANGAVIDGCGYMHGHTIPAPELAGKLILCGHHHPVVNIYDEVGCSLRGTPGYLLAELDGAAVDLPETTAATRVLLVPAFYELAGGLDVRLIPGNKISPIAKAIKTDTAEVFLKDGTYVDTWENLTPDPEDA
- a CDS encoding acyl-CoA dehydratase activase; amino-acid sequence: MYSLGIDAGSRYTKFALLQDGAVVRLAMVPSGWNTRELTEKMCGKLMQKHGISRSELFITATGYGRVSVDADAAVTEITCHALGVHYLNPAVRTVIDIGGQDSKVIVCEENGAVADFIMNDKCAAGTGKFLEMMLETLGETFATLDAAVTGAVPVRITSTCAVFAESEVIGLRASGANRADILAGVIASAAEKAAGLAARVRVADVVFLSGGLSASSAVRTALEERLSRPVVTSPDAQFAGAIGAALKGF
- a CDS encoding TATA-box-binding protein; amino-acid sequence: MDGKTYDSLKIENIVASGVIADEINLAEIAEKIDGCELNTKRFPGAVYRIDEPRMASLIFSSGKVVLTGIRNESALQDGLEIILKSLKEAGVQTLDVPKVAVTNIVCSYDIGKFINLNRVVATLSLEAIEYEPEQFPGLVYRIKDPKIVALLFSSGKIILTGGKNLDDVRRGLDFLEERLETILKEQK
- a CDS encoding DEAD/DEAH box helicase, giving the protein MTAAIEELRESLHPKIREALDKRGFDEFSEIQMRAVPKLIRGDNAILIAPTGTGKTESALLPIFHRMLTEPHPPGFTTLYITPLRSLNRDMMNRLEWWGKELGLRISVRHGDTTQTDRRKQATHPPDLLITTPESLQAMMMGKVLRKHLAGVRFIVIDEIHELAGSKRGAQLSVGLERIMELSGEVQRIGISATVGNPDVIGQFLCGRRPYTIVQVPVAKTLDLTVRFAGESFADQTKLIEKCIDSHTSTLVFTNTRSVAEAIGHALRERGDIDVHHGSLSREMRVDAEDRFRAGLTRGMISTSSMELGIDIGQIDHVVQFNSPREVARLIQRTGRAGHQLHATSKGTVLATGFDDCIESMVIVRKAMENEPENVRPHINASDVIANQIAALAVERGEVAIQKIEEIFSRSYCFADAGPLIREVIAQMEKHYLIRTEGDMVITKARARRYLSLNLSMIADEKKSIVFDVVSRKPVGTLDESFVISWISSGAVFVARGQMWRVLDIDEDRIMVEPAKNAKGELPSWEGEQIPVPFTVAMEAGQLRRLHNFNGYHADERTVAFSEKILAEMKKNRSIVATDKVIVLEDADEGVVINLCGGHKVNEALGRVLSILLSARYGTAVGIETNAYRILLRLPKFLRAPDVDEVLCSLEPDHIEAILTLALKKTALYKWKLVQVAKKFGAIDADADYEKISISRLLDLFDGTVIEKEAFRELFFSNMDVEHARLVIQRIQGHGMETATSRLSIIGAEGLFTGKDVIVPPGEDQAIIASVKHRIDEQDIILACMHCKGWKSRTKVGRAPDTPQCPVCGARLIAVLKPYDEKMYLAMKKKNKSTEEREAEARMIRNANMVLSSGKKAIIALAGRGVGPEAAARILNTFATGDNFYREILKAERRFVQTHRFWSD